A genomic window from Acidobacteriota bacterium includes:
- a CDS encoding deoxyhypusine synthase family protein: MTIHSHRIGAPDHQRSASTATTVGPVSAFLTHHFRHFNAATLVDAARAYEAHVEAGGAMMVTLAGAMSTAELGLSLAEMIRQGKVHAICCTGANLEEDVFNLVAHDHYVRVPHYRDLTPEDEAALLDRHLNRVTDTCIPESEAMRRIERSAVQEWLAAQTAGERRFPHEYLYRVLRRPEVVDRFQIPVRDSWLHAAMEHDLPMFVPGWEDSTLGNMYAARCLAGDVVDRHVVKSGVETMMALAEWYTRESSARSLGFFQIGGGIAGDFPICVVPMLRQDLGRDVPLWGYFCQISDSTTSYGSYSGATPNEKITWEKLGVDTPKFVIESDATIVAPLIFAHVLGW, translated from the coding sequence ATGACGATTCATTCACATCGGATCGGCGCTCCCGACCACCAGCGGTCGGCCTCGACCGCGACCACGGTCGGCCCGGTCTCCGCCTTCCTCACTCACCACTTCCGCCACTTCAACGCGGCGACGCTCGTCGATGCCGCACGCGCCTACGAGGCGCACGTCGAAGCCGGCGGCGCGATGATGGTGACGCTCGCCGGCGCCATGAGCACCGCCGAGCTGGGGTTGTCGCTGGCCGAGATGATCAGGCAGGGTAAGGTCCACGCCATCTGCTGTACGGGCGCGAACCTCGAGGAGGACGTGTTCAACCTCGTCGCCCACGATCACTACGTGCGCGTGCCGCACTATCGTGACCTGACACCGGAGGACGAGGCGGCGCTGCTCGACCGCCACCTCAACCGGGTGACCGACACGTGCATCCCGGAAAGCGAGGCGATGCGGCGCATCGAGCGGTCGGCGGTGCAGGAATGGCTCGCCGCGCAGACCGCGGGCGAGCGGAGGTTTCCCCACGAGTACCTGTACCGCGTGCTCCGCCGGCCAGAGGTCGTCGACCGTTTCCAGATTCCCGTGCGCGACAGCTGGCTGCACGCCGCGATGGAGCACGACCTGCCGATGTTCGTGCCGGGCTGGGAGGATTCGACGCTCGGTAACATGTACGCGGCGCGCTGTCTCGCCGGCGACGTCGTCGATCGGCACGTCGTCAAGTCGGGGGTCGAGACCATGATGGCGCTCGCCGAGTGGTACACGCGCGAGTCGTCTGCGCGGTCGCTGGGCTTCTTCCAGATCGGCGGAGGCATCGCCGGCGATTTTCCGATCTGCGTCGTGCCGATGCTGCGCCAGGATCTCGGGCGCGATGTGCCGCTCTGGGGCTACTTCTGCCAGATCAGCGACTCGACGACGAGCTACGGGTCGTATTCGGGGGCAACGCCCAACGAGAAGATCACCTGGGAGAAGCTCGGGGTCGACACGCCCAAGTTCGTCATCGAGTCGGACGCGACCATCGTCGCCCCGCTGATCTTCGCTCACGTCCTCGGGTGGTGA
- a CDS encoding methyltransferase domain-containing protein — protein MWNRLRYTVWAPIYDTLAGAVGFDAVRRESIARLGLREGHRLLVVGAGTGLDLPHVPRGVQVAAVDVTPAMVRRFEMRAARLGIAADARVADARDLPWAEASFDAAILHLVLSVMPAPEIGLREVARVVQPGGRVAVFDKFLGEHERPSARRHVLNALAKPLFSDMNRRLEPMVRHAGLVIERDEPSVFGGMYRLVTLSRPRC, from the coding sequence ATGTGGAACCGCCTGCGATACACGGTCTGGGCCCCGATCTACGACACGCTCGCCGGCGCGGTCGGCTTCGACGCCGTCCGGCGCGAGTCCATCGCGCGACTCGGCCTGCGCGAGGGTCACCGCCTCCTTGTCGTCGGCGCCGGGACGGGCCTCGACCTGCCGCACGTGCCTCGCGGCGTCCAGGTCGCGGCCGTCGACGTGACGCCCGCCATGGTGCGTCGGTTCGAGATGCGGGCCGCGCGGCTCGGCATCGCGGCCGACGCGCGCGTCGCCGACGCCCGCGACCTGCCGTGGGCCGAGGCGTCGTTTGACGCGGCCATCCTGCACCTCGTGCTGTCCGTGATGCCGGCGCCGGAGATTGGGCTGAGGGAAGTGGCCCGCGTCGTGCAGCCTGGCGGCCGCGTGGCGGTCTTCGACAAGTTCCTCGGTGAGCACGAACGCCCGTCGGCCCGACGCCACGTGTTGAATGCCCTGGCGAAGCCGCTGTTCTCGGACATGAACCGCCGGCTCGAGCCCATGGTGCGTCACGCCGGCCTCGTGATCGAGCGTGACGAGCCGTCGGTGTTCGGCGGCATGTACCGGCTCGTCACCCTGAGCCGGCCGCGCTGTTGA
- a CDS encoding 4Fe-4S binding protein: MSGLEFFVDPSRCIGCRACVAACAECDSHRGHSMIHVDFLDRRNSIATVPTVCMHCEEPTCALVCPADAIKRGEDGVVRSALKPRCIACSNCVLACPFGVPTVHVGPELMMKCDMCYDRTSVGLRPMCATVCPSQALTFGPPDVIARQRSAAAVRDFQFGREHVRTKVFMMTPVGEPLVAVDVVDYMWKEADEGEAWVVDAAALG, encoded by the coding sequence ATGAGCGGCCTCGAGTTCTTCGTGGATCCGTCGCGATGCATCGGGTGCCGGGCGTGCGTAGCCGCGTGCGCCGAGTGCGACAGCCACCGCGGCCACTCGATGATCCACGTCGACTTCCTCGACCGGCGGAACAGCATCGCCACCGTGCCCACCGTGTGCATGCACTGCGAGGAGCCCACGTGCGCGCTCGTCTGCCCGGCCGACGCGATCAAGCGCGGCGAGGACGGCGTCGTCCGGAGCGCGCTCAAGCCGCGCTGCATCGCCTGCTCGAACTGCGTGCTCGCCTGCCCGTTCGGCGTGCCGACGGTGCACGTCGGCCCCGAGCTGATGATGAAGTGCGACATGTGCTACGACCGGACGTCGGTGGGCCTGCGGCCGATGTGCGCCACCGTGTGCCCGAGCCAGGCGCTCACCTTCGGCCCGCCCGACGTCATCGCACGCCAGCGGAGCGCGGCTGCCGTGCGCGACTTCCAGTTCGGACGGGAGCACGTGCGCACCAAGGTGTTCATGATGACGCCGGTCGGCGAGCCCCTCGTCGCCGTCGACGTCGTCGATTACATGTGGAAGGAGGCCGATGAAGGGGAAGCCTGGGTCGTCGACGCCGCCGCTCTGGGCTGA
- a CDS encoding Rieske 2Fe-2S domain-containing protein has product MKGKPGSSTPPLWAEEFSVHGAEDAYVLRRQFTKFLVLTSLAMTTGNAWIWVRTLFATPPEFDQVPIAGASEVPVGGVKLFAYPTPNDPAILVRKPDGQLVAYSQKCTHLACAVYYSAERNRLECPCHVGYFSVDTGRVLQGPPPRPLPRIRLEERQGAIVATGVDLQGGGT; this is encoded by the coding sequence ATGAAGGGGAAGCCTGGGTCGTCGACGCCGCCGCTCTGGGCTGAGGAGTTCTCCGTGCACGGCGCCGAGGACGCCTACGTCCTGCGGCGCCAGTTCACGAAGTTCCTCGTGCTCACGAGCCTCGCCATGACGACGGGGAACGCGTGGATCTGGGTGCGGACGCTCTTCGCCACGCCGCCGGAGTTCGATCAGGTGCCCATCGCGGGAGCCTCCGAGGTGCCGGTGGGCGGTGTCAAGCTGTTTGCCTACCCCACGCCGAACGATCCCGCGATCCTGGTCCGCAAGCCCGATGGGCAGCTCGTGGCGTACAGTCAGAAGTGCACGCACCTGGCGTGCGCGGTCTACTACTCGGCCGAGCGCAACCGGCTCGAGTGCCCCTGCCATGTCGGTTACTTCTCGGTCGACACGGGGCGGGTGCTGCAGGGCCCGCCGCCGCGCCCGCTTCCGCGCATCCGCCTCGAGGAGCGCCAGGGCGCGATCGTCGCAACCGGCGTCGACCTTCAGGGAGGGGGTACATGA
- the glgB gene encoding 1,4-alpha-glucan branching protein GlgB has translation MIRPSLSEAIDRLARGTWGDPFAVLGPHVEQRDGAPTVIIRAVRPDAVSLAVVRSGASGREVVPMTRRHESGVFEAVCPGETSTFPYRLLLTRHDGSEVEVDDPYRFGQVMGELDLHLLGEGNHHRSFEKLGSHVMTVDGVGGVYFAVWAPNASRVSVVGDFCQWDGRYLPMRRLVPNGIWELFVPGLDVGTVYKYEVQPPLGGLPMLKADPFARYAEVPPATASIVWDAGRYRWRDSEWLRHRAAGDAWMSRPMAIYEVHLGSWARDPDDPSRYLSYREMASRLVAYVKEMGFTHIELLPVAEHPFTGSWGYQVTGFFAPTSRFGPPEDFKFFVDECHVNGIGVIVDWVPGHFPRDAHGLARFDGTALYEHDDPRVGAHQDWGTLIFNYGRNEVRNFLLSNALFWLDEFHVDGLRVDAVASMLYRDYSRKEGEWIPNKYGGRENLEAVDFLRQLNELTHGKHPGSMTIAEESTAWPAVSRPTWVGGLGFTYKWNMGWMHDILEYARKDPLYRRWNHNLVTFSMLYYYNENFILPFSHDEVVHGKASMLSKMPGDDWQKAANLRALYGYMYAHPGKKLMFMGGEFGQWLEWDEDTSLPWHVVDEPPHRGIRRFVKDLTHLYRRELPLHEADYDPSGFQWIDCNDSDNSVVSFIRRSREGNDIIIVVVNFTPVVREGYRVGVPGAGLYVELLNSDSEIYGGSNKGNAGAVHSEAIPAHGFPQSLRLVLPPLAIVFLKWQR, from the coding sequence ATGATCCGACCAAGCCTGTCCGAAGCGATCGACCGCCTGGCCCGCGGCACGTGGGGTGATCCGTTCGCGGTGCTCGGGCCGCACGTCGAGCAGCGCGACGGCGCACCGACGGTGATCATCCGGGCGGTGCGGCCCGATGCCGTCAGCCTGGCGGTCGTCCGGTCGGGCGCCTCCGGGCGCGAGGTGGTGCCGATGACCCGCCGCCACGAGAGCGGCGTCTTCGAGGCCGTCTGTCCTGGCGAGACCTCGACGTTTCCCTACCGCCTGCTGCTGACGCGCCACGACGGAAGCGAGGTGGAGGTCGACGATCCGTACCGCTTCGGCCAGGTCATGGGCGAGCTCGACCTGCACCTGCTCGGCGAGGGCAACCACCATCGATCGTTCGAGAAGCTGGGCTCGCACGTCATGACGGTGGACGGCGTCGGCGGCGTCTACTTCGCCGTCTGGGCGCCCAACGCGAGCCGCGTGAGCGTGGTGGGCGACTTCTGCCAGTGGGACGGCCGCTACCTGCCGATGCGCCGGCTCGTGCCGAACGGCATCTGGGAGCTCTTCGTCCCGGGGCTCGACGTCGGCACGGTCTACAAGTACGAGGTCCAGCCGCCCCTCGGCGGCCTGCCGATGCTCAAGGCCGATCCCTTCGCACGGTACGCCGAGGTGCCGCCGGCCACGGCGTCGATCGTGTGGGACGCGGGCAGGTACCGCTGGCGCGACAGCGAGTGGCTGCGCCACCGGGCCGCGGGCGATGCGTGGATGTCACGTCCGATGGCCATCTACGAGGTGCACCTCGGGTCGTGGGCACGCGATCCGGACGACCCGTCACGGTATCTGTCGTATCGCGAGATGGCGAGCCGGCTCGTCGCGTACGTCAAGGAGATGGGCTTCACGCACATCGAGCTGCTGCCCGTGGCCGAGCACCCCTTCACCGGGTCGTGGGGCTACCAGGTCACCGGGTTCTTCGCGCCGACGAGCCGCTTCGGCCCGCCTGAGGACTTCAAGTTCTTCGTCGACGAGTGCCACGTCAACGGCATCGGCGTCATCGTCGACTGGGTGCCCGGCCACTTTCCGCGCGACGCGCACGGCCTCGCGCGCTTCGACGGCACGGCGCTGTACGAGCACGACGACCCGCGCGTCGGCGCGCACCAGGATTGGGGCACGCTCATCTTCAACTACGGGCGCAACGAGGTGCGGAACTTTCTGTTGAGCAACGCGCTCTTCTGGCTCGACGAGTTCCACGTCGATGGCCTCCGCGTCGACGCGGTGGCCTCGATGCTCTACCGCGACTACTCGCGGAAGGAAGGCGAGTGGATCCCGAACAAGTACGGCGGGCGCGAGAACCTCGAAGCCGTCGACTTCCTGCGGCAGCTCAACGAGCTGACGCACGGCAAGCATCCCGGGTCGATGACCATCGCCGAGGAGTCGACCGCGTGGCCCGCGGTGAGCCGGCCGACCTGGGTCGGGGGGCTCGGCTTCACCTACAAGTGGAACATGGGCTGGATGCACGACATCCTCGAGTACGCCCGCAAGGATCCGCTCTACCGGCGCTGGAACCACAACCTGGTGACGTTCTCGATGCTCTACTACTACAACGAGAACTTCATCCTGCCCTTCTCGCACGACGAGGTCGTCCACGGCAAGGCGTCGATGCTGTCGAAGATGCCGGGCGACGACTGGCAGAAGGCGGCCAACCTTCGGGCGCTCTACGGCTACATGTACGCGCACCCCGGCAAGAAGCTGATGTTCATGGGCGGTGAGTTCGGGCAGTGGCTCGAGTGGGACGAGGACACCAGCCTGCCCTGGCACGTCGTCGACGAGCCGCCCCACCGCGGCATCCGGCGGTTCGTCAAGGACCTCACGCACCTGTACCGCCGCGAGCTGCCGCTGCACGAGGCCGATTACGACCCCTCGGGCTTCCAGTGGATCGACTGCAACGACAGCGACAACAGCGTCGTGTCGTTCATCCGGCGGAGTCGCGAGGGGAACGACATCATCATCGTCGTCGTGAACTTCACGCCCGTCGTCCGGGAGGGGTACCGCGTGGGCGTGCCGGGCGCCGGGCTCTACGTCGAGCTGCTCAACAGCGACTCGGAGATCTACGGCGGCTCGAACAAGGGCAACGCCGGAGCCGTGCACAGCGAGGCCATCCCGGCCCACGGCTTCCCGCAGTCGCTGCGGCTCGTGCTGCCGCCGCTCGCCATCGTGTTCCTCAAGTGGCAGCGCTGA
- a CDS encoding MFS transporter, with translation MDGRPHPISSVAWRSLALGTVSFTVAFAAWGLISAFATSFRTELDLSAQATALLVAVPVLLGAVARLPLGILTDRFGGRVVFTALFLWVAIASAIVPSAWTYEQLLAYAFLLGLAGASFAVGIGFVSGWFPPQKQGTALGIYGLGNMGHSAAVFGGPLVASWVGRDAVFYAVGGLTAAWALVFWALARNAPATRRPSTLGSALRLLATERLAWALSAFYFLTFGGFVAFSVYLPTLLRDEFALSLTDAGFRTAGFVVLATLTRPLGGMLSDHLGGARVLSGVFAGLVPFALLLMWPAMVPFTVGALGCAALLGVGNGAVFKLVPQFFPHATATVTGLVGAVGGLGGFFPPLVLGFFRDRIGTVWPGFGLLALTAIVLWLVNARVFVPRQREAERDLVAAPPSRLAEQLRAGAWATMATGLLAAAIVVGSRNLQNFDPPLVTYTFAVVFATWGIVYHYAVWLNKPPTRRFFERTFELLRREGLARGGAVLGGTFLSHIVTQRFIAERSALRWWMHQLIFWGCLLAVAITFPLVFGWIHFGSAAGDQMTYVTYIFGFPVASFRLGTVLSWMIFHGLDVSAVLVLAGVALALWRRLRDRGALALQDFSLDFLPLILLFAISVTGLALTVSTLWLRGAFYGYLSILHAITVIGALLYLPFGKFFHIFQRPAQLGVKLYQEAGARDEGVSCARCGSRFASRLQIDDLERVLPELGFDYRIDGPAGTWQRLCPPCKRVSLASAQLRLQETRRGTTARSA, from the coding sequence ATGGATGGACGCCCCCACCCCATCTCATCCGTCGCCTGGCGGAGCCTCGCCCTGGGCACGGTCTCGTTCACCGTGGCCTTTGCGGCCTGGGGCCTCATCAGCGCTTTCGCGACCAGCTTTCGCACCGAGCTCGACCTGAGCGCGCAGGCCACGGCCCTGCTCGTCGCGGTGCCGGTGCTCCTCGGCGCGGTGGCCCGGCTGCCGCTCGGCATCCTCACCGATCGGTTCGGTGGCCGGGTTGTCTTCACGGCGCTCTTCCTGTGGGTCGCAATCGCGTCGGCCATCGTGCCGTCAGCCTGGACCTACGAGCAACTGCTCGCCTACGCGTTTCTGCTCGGTCTCGCCGGCGCGTCCTTCGCCGTGGGCATTGGCTTCGTGTCGGGCTGGTTTCCTCCGCAGAAGCAGGGCACGGCGCTCGGCATCTACGGTCTCGGTAACATGGGCCACTCGGCGGCGGTGTTCGGCGGGCCGCTCGTCGCGTCGTGGGTGGGGCGTGACGCGGTGTTCTACGCGGTTGGTGGACTCACCGCGGCCTGGGCCCTCGTCTTCTGGGCCCTGGCGCGGAACGCCCCGGCGACCAGACGGCCGTCGACGCTCGGGTCGGCGCTGCGCCTGCTCGCCACCGAGCGTCTGGCGTGGGCGCTCTCGGCGTTCTACTTCCTCACCTTCGGCGGCTTCGTCGCGTTCTCCGTCTATCTGCCGACGCTGCTGCGCGACGAGTTCGCGCTCTCGCTCACCGACGCCGGGTTCCGGACCGCGGGGTTCGTCGTGCTCGCCACGCTCACGCGACCGCTTGGCGGCATGCTGTCGGATCACCTTGGTGGCGCCCGCGTGCTGTCGGGAGTGTTCGCCGGTCTCGTGCCGTTCGCGCTGCTGCTGATGTGGCCGGCGATGGTGCCGTTCACCGTCGGCGCACTCGGGTGCGCCGCGCTGCTCGGCGTCGGCAACGGCGCCGTGTTCAAGCTGGTCCCGCAGTTCTTCCCGCACGCGACCGCCACGGTGACCGGGCTCGTCGGCGCGGTGGGTGGCCTGGGCGGGTTCTTCCCGCCCCTCGTGCTCGGGTTCTTCCGCGACCGGATCGGCACCGTCTGGCCCGGCTTCGGCCTGCTCGCGCTGACGGCGATCGTGCTGTGGCTGGTCAACGCGAGGGTCTTCGTGCCGCGTCAGCGCGAGGCCGAGCGCGATCTCGTCGCGGCACCGCCGTCGCGGCTGGCCGAACAGCTGCGCGCCGGCGCCTGGGCGACGATGGCGACGGGCCTGCTGGCCGCGGCGATTGTCGTCGGGTCGCGCAACCTGCAGAACTTCGACCCGCCGCTCGTCACTTACACCTTCGCCGTGGTCTTCGCGACGTGGGGCATCGTCTACCACTACGCGGTGTGGCTCAACAAGCCGCCCACGCGCCGGTTCTTCGAGCGGACCTTCGAGCTGCTGCGCCGCGAGGGGCTGGCGCGCGGCGGCGCCGTGCTCGGCGGCACGTTCTTGAGCCACATCGTCACGCAGCGCTTCATCGCCGAGCGGTCGGCCCTTCGCTGGTGGATGCACCAGCTCATCTTCTGGGGATGCCTGCTGGCCGTCGCCATCACGTTCCCGCTGGTGTTCGGCTGGATTCACTTCGGGAGCGCCGCCGGCGACCAGATGACCTACGTGACGTACATCTTCGGGTTTCCCGTGGCCTCGTTCCGACTCGGCACGGTGCTGTCGTGGATGATCTTCCACGGTCTCGACGTGTCGGCGGTGCTCGTGCTCGCGGGCGTGGCCCTCGCCCTGTGGAGGCGTCTGCGCGACCGCGGGGCGCTCGCCCTGCAGGACTTCTCGCTCGACTTCCTGCCGCTGATCCTGCTGTTTGCGATCTCGGTGACCGGGCTCGCGCTGACCGTGTCGACGCTCTGGCTGCGCGGTGCCTTCTACGGCTACCTGTCGATTCTCCACGCCATCACCGTCATCGGCGCTCTGCTGTACCTGCCGTTCGGCAAGTTCTTCCACATCTTCCAGCGGCCCGCGCAGCTCGGGGTGAAGCTCTATCAGGAGGCGGGCGCCCGCGACGAGGGCGTGAGCTGCGCGCGGTGCGGGAGCCGCTTCGCCTCGCGCCTGCAGATCGACGATCTCGAACGCGTGCTGCCCGAGCTCGGCTTCGACTACCGCATCGACGGACCGGCGGGCACGTGGCAGCGGTTGTGCCCGCCCTGCAAGCGCGTGTCGCTCGCGAGCGCGCAACTGAGACTTCAGGAGACGAGACGTGGCACGACCGCCCGCTCCGCCTGA
- a CDS encoding molybdopterin oxidoreductase family protein — protein MARPPAPPDALAAAYGPHLTHVPPGGWDAAAGRPPDRLVKTHCCFCGMQCGIQLKVRDEKVVGFEPWEEFPFNRGMLCPKGVKRYLQGEHPDRLLECLLRDASGFSPVPYERALDVTARRLTEIRERWGPDAIAVYGGASMVTEKAYVLGKFARVAIGTRHIDYNGRLCMVSAGTAYRLAFGIDRATNPWPDLARADVVMVAGSNTAECAPITTHYLWQCRERGGRLIVVDPRMTPITRNADLYLPVRPGTDLALFLGMLHVLVRDGLTREDFIAGHTTGFEAVRDSVAAWTPERAAHATGVPPDAIVKAARWIGETDRAMGLHARGIEHHSKGVENCLAMLNLYLATGNVGREGAGCMMITGQGNGQGGREHGQKADQLPGMRSISDPEARRHIASVWGVDEASIPGPGLSAVEIMEAIHRGEIKALFSMCFNPLVSLPDATFTREALEKLEFFGVVDFFLSETAHHADVVFAASLHEEDEGIICSAEGRVQKINKAVDPPGDARSDARIVCDLAARLGKGQHFDFPSTREIYEELRVASRGGLADYYGITWERIEQELGVFWPCPALDHPGTPRLFEGGRFYHADGKAHFQVTEWREPGDPVDADFPLYLTTGRVVSHYLSGTQTRRIGPLVDQYPEPRAELHPRLAAAHGIAADDWVVVETRRADVVVQASVVRTIRPDTVFIPYHWPGRRSANRLTHRTIDPRSKIPEYKVSACRIRRTTAPDDLDAIRREETGWTEGAGAMGGERR, from the coding sequence GTGGCACGACCGCCCGCTCCGCCTGACGCCCTCGCCGCGGCGTACGGCCCGCATCTCACCCACGTGCCGCCGGGCGGGTGGGACGCCGCCGCCGGGCGGCCCCCGGATCGGCTCGTGAAGACGCACTGCTGCTTCTGCGGCATGCAGTGCGGCATTCAGTTGAAGGTCCGCGACGAGAAGGTCGTCGGCTTCGAGCCGTGGGAGGAGTTCCCGTTCAACCGCGGCATGCTGTGTCCCAAGGGCGTCAAGCGCTACCTGCAGGGGGAGCATCCCGACCGGCTCCTGGAGTGCCTGCTGCGCGACGCATCGGGTTTCTCACCCGTGCCGTACGAGCGGGCGCTCGATGTCACCGCCCGGCGGCTGACCGAGATCCGCGAGCGGTGGGGCCCCGACGCCATAGCCGTCTACGGCGGCGCGTCGATGGTGACCGAGAAGGCGTACGTGCTCGGCAAGTTCGCCCGGGTGGCGATCGGGACCAGGCACATCGACTACAACGGCCGCCTCTGCATGGTCTCGGCCGGCACTGCCTACCGGCTGGCCTTCGGGATCGACCGGGCCACCAACCCGTGGCCCGACCTGGCGAGGGCCGATGTCGTGATGGTGGCCGGGTCGAACACCGCCGAGTGCGCGCCGATCACCACGCACTACCTCTGGCAGTGCCGCGAGCGCGGCGGCCGCCTGATCGTGGTCGATCCGCGCATGACGCCGATCACGCGCAATGCCGACCTGTACCTGCCGGTGCGGCCGGGCACGGACCTGGCGCTGTTCCTGGGCATGCTCCACGTGCTCGTGCGCGACGGGCTGACGCGCGAGGACTTCATCGCCGGCCACACGACCGGCTTCGAGGCCGTGCGCGACTCGGTCGCCGCGTGGACCCCCGAGCGGGCCGCGCACGCGACCGGCGTGCCGCCCGACGCGATCGTGAAGGCGGCGCGGTGGATTGGGGAGACCGATCGGGCCATGGGGCTGCACGCGCGTGGCATCGAGCACCACTCGAAGGGGGTTGAGAACTGCCTGGCCATGCTCAATCTCTATCTCGCCACCGGCAACGTCGGTCGCGAGGGCGCCGGCTGCATGATGATCACCGGCCAGGGCAACGGTCAGGGCGGGCGCGAGCACGGGCAGAAGGCCGACCAGCTGCCCGGCATGCGCTCGATCTCCGACCCGGAGGCCCGGCGCCATATCGCGTCGGTGTGGGGCGTCGACGAGGCGTCGATTCCAGGGCCGGGGCTGTCGGCCGTCGAGATCATGGAGGCGATCCATCGGGGCGAGATCAAAGCCCTCTTCTCGATGTGCTTCAACCCGCTGGTGTCGCTGCCCGACGCGACCTTCACGCGCGAGGCGCTCGAGAAGCTCGAGTTCTTCGGCGTCGTCGACTTCTTCCTCTCCGAAACGGCGCACCATGCCGACGTCGTCTTCGCCGCCAGCCTGCACGAGGAAGACGAGGGCATCATCTGCAGCGCCGAGGGGCGCGTGCAGAAGATCAACAAGGCCGTCGACCCGCCGGGCGACGCCCGGTCGGACGCCCGCATCGTGTGCGACCTCGCGGCGAGGCTGGGCAAGGGTCAGCATTTCGACTTCCCGTCGACGCGCGAGATCTACGAGGAGCTCCGCGTCGCGTCGAGGGGCGGGCTGGCCGACTACTACGGGATCACGTGGGAGCGTATCGAGCAGGAGCTGGGCGTCTTCTGGCCCTGCCCGGCGCTCGATCATCCCGGCACGCCGCGCCTGTTCGAGGGCGGCCGGTTCTACCACGCCGACGGCAAGGCGCACTTCCAGGTCACCGAGTGGCGGGAGCCCGGTGATCCGGTCGACGCCGATTTCCCCCTCTACCTCACGACCGGGCGCGTGGTCAGTCACTACCTCTCTGGCACGCAGACGCGGCGGATCGGGCCGCTCGTGGACCAGTACCCCGAGCCGAGAGCCGAACTGCACCCGCGGCTCGCCGCGGCGCACGGCATCGCCGCCGACGACTGGGTGGTGGTCGAGACGCGCCGGGCCGACGTCGTGGTGCAGGCGAGCGTCGTACGGACCATCAGGCCCGACACCGTGTTCATCCCCTATCACTGGCCCGGCCGGCGCAGCGCGAACCGCCTCACGCACCGTACGATCGATCCGCGCAGCAAGATTCCCGAGTACAAGGTGTCGGCCTGCCGCATCCGCAGGACCACGGCGCCCGACGACCTCGACGCGATCCGCCGCGAAGAGACCGGCTGGACCGAGGGCGCCGGCGCGATGGGTGGAGAGCGCCGATGA